Proteins from one Salvelinus sp. IW2-2015 linkage group LG9, ASM291031v2, whole genome shotgun sequence genomic window:
- the ankrd9 gene encoding ankyrin repeat domain-containing protein 9, with amino-acid sequence MPYDLAGVFDNRADYKSEKQCQRTSFAFYQAVRDLLPVWVLEDMRTMEVFHWEDDGRACAFTPSEAFLYALVHDHQQYARYLLNRYSVGALEMPSRSFCCCQASATPHLTVAVRYNRITILKMILDSLKDFSDSERMSYFNSRGCFHMEGGKGALHLACELVRPECLILLLGHGACPYVTDRDGNTPLDCLLNQIRRGEPDMRRKHVCLGYLILFMPKFNFQMKGKLEKNPGLWHGLIGEQAFQWLSGLSPPSLFVQAMQKMTQSIPVEQLDPLPDFLKPLDFRLHQYAS; translated from the coding sequence ATGCCTTACGATCTAGCGGGTGTGTTTGACAACCGGGCGGATTATAAATCCGAGAAACAGTGCCAAAGAACCTCCTTTGCCTTCTACCAAGCAGTGCGGGACCTGCTACCAGTATGGGTACTCGAGGACATGCGGACAATGGAGGTGTTTCACTGGGAAGATGACGGGCGGGCGTGCGCTTTTACTCCATCCGAGGCTTTTCTGTATGCACTTGTGCACGATCATCAACAATACGCCAGATACCTGCTCAACAGATACTCTGTCGGCGCACTGGAGATGCCCAGTCGAAGCTTCTGCTGCTGCCAAGCATCTGCAACACCGCATCTCACAGTAGCTGTCCGCTATAACCGTATTACTATCCTGAAAATGATTCTGGACTCTCTGAAAGACTTCTCCGATAGCGAGCGCATGAGCTACTTTAACAGTCGTGGATGTTTTCACATGGAGGGAGGCAAAGGCGCATTGCATCTGGCGTGCGAACTGGTTCGCCCTGAGTGTTTGATTCTGTTACTAGGACACGGTGCATGTCCTTATGTCACAGATCGAGATGGGAACACCCCCTTGGACTGCCTCTTAAATCAGATACGCCGGGGTGAGCCTGACATGCGCCGGAAGCACGTCTGCCTTGGTTATCTCATTCTCTTCATGCCAAAATTCAATTTTCAAATGAAGGGAAAGTTGGAGAAGAATCCAGGGCTGTGGCATGGTCTTATTGGAGAGCAGGCGTTCCAGTGGCTATCAGGactatctcccccctctctctttgttcagGCTATGCAGAAGATGACCCAGTCCATACCTGTTGAACAGCTGGACCCTCTGCCAGACTTTCTGAAACCACTGGACTTCAGGCTACACCAGTATGCCAGTTAA